A section of the Meles meles chromosome 8, mMelMel3.1 paternal haplotype, whole genome shotgun sequence genome encodes:
- the EIF4G2 gene encoding eukaryotic translation initiation factor 4 gamma 2, giving the protein MGSEENCSAVFSYFLLVRWAPRRGSESLGHFTHNVLMLMELDFLLLIVVLCSQEGFSFLPSSSLPTPSINIILLKILRCQAAKVESAIAEGGASRFSASSGGGGSRGAPQHYPKTAGNSEFLGKTPGQNAQKWIPARSTRRDDNSAANNSANEKERHDAIFRKVRGILNKLTPEKFDKLCLELLNVGVESKLILKGVILLIVDKALEEPKYSSLYAQLCLRLAEDAPNFDGPAAEGQPGQKQSTTFRRLLISKLQDEFENRTRNVDVYDKRENPLLPEEEEQRAIAKIKMLGNIKFIGELGKLDLIHESILHKCIKTLLEKKKRVQLKDMGEDLECLCQIMRTVGPRLDHERAKSLMDQYFARMRSLMLSKELPARIRFLLQDTVELREHHWVPRKAFLDNGPKTINQIRQDAVKDLGVFIPAPMAQGMRSDFFLEGPFMPPRMKMDRDPLGGLADMFGQMPGSGIGTGPGVIQDRFSPTMGRHRSNQLFNGHGGHIMPPTQSQFGEMGGKFMKSQGLSQLYHNQSQGLLSQLQGQSKDMPPRFSKKGQLNADEISLRPAQSFLMNKNQVPKLQPQITMIPPSAQPPRTQTPPLGQTPQLGLKTNPPLIQEKPAKTSKKPPPSKEELLKLTETVVTEYLNSGNANEAVNGVREMRAPKHFLPEMLSKVIILSLDRSDEDKEKASSLISLLKQEGIATSDNFMQAFLNVLDQCPKLEVDIPLVKSYLAQFAARAIISELVSISELAQPLESGTHFPLFLLCLQQLAKLQDREWLTELFQQSKVNMQKMLPEIDQNKDRMLEILEGKGLSFLFPLLKLEKELLKQIKLDPSPQTIYKWIKDNISPKLHVDKGFVNILMTSFLQYISSEVNPPSDETDSSSAPSKEQLEQEKQLLLSFKPVMQKFLHDHVDLQVSALYALQVHCYNSNFPKGMLLRFFVHFYDMEIIEEEAFLAWKEDITQEFPGKGKALFQVNQWLTWLETAEEEESEEEAD; this is encoded by the exons ATGGGCAGTGAAGAAAACTGCTCGGCAGTCTTTAGTTATTTCTTACTAGTCCGCTGGGCTCCTCGTCGAGGCAGTGAAAGCTTAGGACATTTTACACATAATGTGCTCATGTTGATGGAGTTAGATTTTCTGTTACTGATCGTAGTGCTCTGTTCTCAAGAAG GTTTTTCATTTCTCccatcctcttccctccccaccccatccattaatattattcttttgaAGATTCTTCGTTGTCAAGCCGCCAAAGTGGAGAGTGCGATTGCAGAAGGGGGTGCTTCTCGTTTCAG tgctTCTTCGGGCGGAGGAGGAAGTAGGGGTGCACCTCAGCACTATCCCAAGACTGCTGGCAACAG CGAGTTCCTGGGGAAAACCCCAGGGCAAAACGCTCAGAAATGGATTCCTGCACGAAGCACTAGACGAGATGACAACTCCGCAGCAAACAACTCCGCAAATGAAAAAGAACGACATGATGCAATCTTCAGGAAAGTAAGAGG CATACTAAATAAGCTTACTCCTGAAAAGTTTGACAAGCTATGCCTTGAGCTCCTCAATGTGGGTGTAGAGTCTAAACTCATCCTTAAAGGGGTCATACTGCTG ATTGTGGACAAAGCCCTAGAAGAGCCAAAGTATAGCTCACTGTATGCTCAGCTATGTCTGCGATTGGCAGAAGATGCACCAAACTTTGATGGCCCAGCAGCAGAGGGTCAACCAGGACAGAAGCAAAGCACA ACATTCAGACGCCTCCTAATTTCCAAATTACAAGATGAATTTGAAAACCGAACCAGAAATGTTGATG TCTATGATAAGCGTGAAAATCCCCTCCTCCccgaggaggaggaacagagagccATTGCTAAGATCAAGATGTTGGGGAACATCAAATTCATTGGAGAACTTGGAAAGCTTGATCTTATTCATGAATCTATCCTTCATAAGTGCATCAAAACA cttttggaaaagaagaagagagtccAACTCAAAGATATGGGAGAGGATTTGGAGTGCCTCTGTCAGATAATGAGGACAGTGGGACCTAGATTAGACCATGAACGAGCCAAG tCCTTAATGGATCAGTACTTTGCCCGAATGCGCTCCTTGATGTTAAGTAAGGAATTGCCAGCGAGGATTCGTTTCCTGCTGCAG gatACCGTAGAGTTGCGAGAACACCATTGGGTTCCTCGCAAGGCTTTTCTTGACAATGGACCAAAGACGATCAATCAAATCCGTCAAGATGCAGTAAAA gatctaGGAGTGTTTATTCCTGCTCCTATGGCTCAAGGAATGAGAAGtgacttctttctggagggacCGTTCATGCCACCCAGGATGAAAATGGATAGGGACCCACTTGGAGGACTTGCTGATATGTTTGGACAAATGCCAG GTAGCGGAATTGGTACTGGTCCAGGAGTTATACAGGATAGATTTTCACCCACCATGGGGCGTCATCGTTCGAATCAACTCTTCAATGGCCATGGGGGACACATCATGCCTCCCACACAATCGCAGTTTGGAGAGATGGGAGGCAAGTTCATGAAAAGCCAG GGGCTAAGCCAGCTCTACCATAACCAGAGTCAGGGACTCTTATCCCAGCTGCAAGGACAGTCGAAGGATATGCCACCTCGGTTTTCTAAGAAAGGACAGCTTAATGCAGATGAG ATTAGCCTGAGGCCTGCTCAGTCGTTCCTAATGAATAAAAATCAAGTGCCAAAGCTTCAGCCCCAGATAACTATGATTCCTCCTAGTGCACAACCACCACGCACTCAAACGCCGCCTCTGGGACAG aCACCTCAGCTTGGTCTCAAAACTAATCCACCACTTATCCAGGAAAAGCCTGCTAAGACCAGTAAAAAGCCACCACCATCGAAGGAAGAACTACTTAAACTAACT GAAACTGTTGTGACTGAATATCTGAATAGCGGGAATGCAAATGAAGCTGTCAATGGTGTGCGAGAAATGAGGGCTCCTAAACACTTTCTTCCTGAGATGTTAAGCAAAGTAATTATCCTGTCACTAGATAGAAGTgatgaagataaagaaaaagcaagttCTTTGATCAGTTTGCTTAAACAGGAGGGGATAGCCACAAGTGACAACTTCATGCAG GCTTTCCTGAATGTATTGGACCAGTGCCCCAAACTGGAGGTTGACATCCCTTTGGTGAAATCATATTTAGCACAGTTTGCAGCTCGTGCCATCATTTCAGAGCTGGTGAGCATTTCAGAACTAGCTCAACCACTGGAAAGTGGCAcccattttcctctcttcttacTTTGTCTTCAGCAATTAGCTAAATTACAAGATCGAGAATGGTTAACAGAACTTTTTCAACAAAGCAAGGTCAATATGCAGAAAATGCTCCCAG AAATTGATCAGAATAAGGACCGCATGTTGGAGATTTTGGAAGGAAAGGGACTGAGTTTCTTATTCCCACTCCTCAAATTGGAGAAGGAACTGTTGAAGCAAATAAAGTTGGATCCATCCCCTCAAACcatatataaatggattaaagataACATCTCCCCCAAACTTCATGTAGATAAAGGATTTGTGAACATCTTAATGACTAG CTTCTTACAGTATATTTCTAGTGAAGTAAACCCACCCAGTGATGAGACAgattcttcctctgctccttccaaaGAACAGTTAGAGCAGGAAAAACAACTGCTTCTTTCTTTCAAGCCAGTAATGCAGAAATTCCTTCATGATCACGTTGATCTGCAAGTCAGTGCCCTGTATGCTCTTCAGGTGCACTGCTACAACAGCAACTTTCCCAAAG GCATGTTACTCCGCTTTTTTGTTCACTTTTATGACATGGAGATTATTGAAGAAGAAGCTTTCTTGGCTTGGAAAGAAGATATAACCCAAGAGTTTCCTGGGAAAGGCAAGGCTTTGTTCCAG GTGAATCAGTGGCTAACCTGGCTAGAAACTGCTGAAGAAGAGGAGTCCGAGGAAGAAGCTGACTAA